GACGATTCCGACTCTCCGCCTCCCGACGCTGCCGCCTGACGAGGCCAGTCCCGCTGCCAGGCCATCGCCAATTCGGGATGGCTGGTGTGCGGATCCAGCTGTTCGCTGATCACGGCAAAGCCATGTCGGCGATAGATAGAAGGTCAGCGACAGGGTATCCCCCGCCCTCCTGGCCCATACTGCTGGTAAACGCCTGTGCCTTGCCCTGCATTGCTTTAGCATCGGCGCCAGACCATGCGGCCGGCGGCAATTCGCCGCTTCTAAACCATCCAGTGAACATGAGGTTAAACGCCATGTTGCGCATCATCACTCTCGTTGCAGGCCTGGCACTTTCTGCCAGCGCTTTCGCCCTTTCACTTTCCGACCTGACCCAGAGCGACGCCAGCGCCGGCCTCAAGGATGCCCTGAGCCAGGGCGCCAAGGTCGCCGTACAGCAGCTCGGCCGCCCTGGCGGCTTCAGCAGCGATCCGGACGTGCGCATCGAACTGCCGGGCAACATCGGCAAGGCTTCGCGGATGCTGAAGATGCTCGGCATGGGTGCACAGGTCGAGCAGCTGGAGAACAGCATGAACCTGGCCGCCGAGAAGGCCGTGCCAGAAGCTCAGCAACTGCTGCTGGATGCCGTGCGCAAGATGACCGTGCAGGACGCCAAGGCGATTCTCGCCGGCGGTGACGACTCGGCCACCCAGTACCTCGACCAGTCCAGCCGCGAGCAGATTCGCGCGAAGTTCCTGCCCATCGTCAAACAGGCCACCGACCAGGTCGGCCTGGCACAGCAGTACAACGCCGTCGCCGCCAAGGTGCCGGCTGGCACGAACAGCAGTTACGCGAATATCGAAAGCTATGTCACCGAACAGGCGCTCGATGGCCTGTTCACCGTGATCGCCGAGCAGGAAGCGAGCATTCGCAAGAACCCCACCGCCGCAGCCACCAGCCTGGCGAAAAAGGTGTTCGGACTGCTCTGAGGGAATGGATCGAACCGCGCTGGCTTCAGCCAGCCGCTGCTTGGTCCGCTCTGCGCCGCGGCCAGAGCAGGCTGAAACGCGCGCCGCCCAGATCGCTGTGCCCCAGCTGCGAGCGGCCGCCGTGCCAGTAGATGATCCGCCGCACGATGGACAAGCCCAACCCGTGCCCGCCCGAGGCGCGGGTACGGCTGTCGTCCAGGCGCAGGAACGGGGTGAAGACCTTTTCCCAATCCGCTTCCGGCACGCCGGGGCCGTCGTCGTCCACCTCCAGCCGCACCGTTTGCCCATCGATGGCGAAGCTGACCTGCACCTGACGCTCGGCATGGCGCATGGCGTTGGTGATCAGGTTGCTCAGGGCGCGGCGCAGGTACTGCGGCTCCGCCTCGGCCCAGCAGCTGCCATCGGCAGCCGTGATGCATTCCCCGCGGCTGACGCCGACATCGGCGCGGAGCGGCGCCAGCTCACCGATCACCTGATCGACCAGCGCACCTAGGTCGACCTGCTGGAAATGCAGGGTCGGCGAGCCGCGCTCCAGCCGCGAATACACCAGCATCTCGTCGACCAGCGCATCGAGGTCGTCGATGTCGCCGTCCATGCCTTCCAGGTACTTGCGCCGGGCCTCATCGGTCTGCGCCTCGGCGCTCATTTCCAAACCGAAGCGCAGGCGCGCGACCGGCGTGCGCAGCTCATGGGCCACGGCACTGACCATTTCGCGCTGCACCGCCAGCAAGCGTTGCAGATGCCTGGCCATGCCGTTGAATGCCGCAGCCAGGCGCCCGACCGAATCGGTGCCGACGTCCGGCACGCGGGTTTCCAGATTGCCCGCGGCGATGCGGGTCGCAGCGCCTTCCAGCACGCTCAGGCGCTGCTCCAGCTGGCGCACCAGCAGATACACGGTGAGGCCGATCAGCGACAGGCCGAGCAGGCCGATCAGGACCAGCAACTGCGGCGGATAGGGATTCATCTGGTACAGCGGACCGAGCTGCATGATCCAGCCGGTGCCGGCGATGGCCGCGAACACGCGCACGGCATCGCCGCCACGAGCGAGCGCCATCACCGTGTCGCCCTCGTCCAGCCGTCGACGCTGGTCGTCATCGAGGTTGGCGCTGTCACGCGTCAGCAATTCCAGATCGAAGCCGAAACCACGCGCCTTTTTCAGTTCGGCGAGCCGTCGCGGCTGCTCGGCTTCGGGATAACGAATCAGCTCGTCGATCAGTAGATAGATGGTCGCGCGCGCCAGCTGCTCGCTGAGCTGTTCCACCTCGCCGGTGAGCACCAGCCGATCCTTTGCGCTGACCAGGCTGAATACCGTGGTGCTCTGCGGGCGAATCTGCTCGACCAGCACCTGCCCGCGCAGCAGGCGCGCCTCCAGCCGGCGTTCCAGGCTGACATCGTCGAGCGTGCGCACCCGCAGCGGAATGCCCAGCAGCCGCCCCCAGAGGTTCGCCGCCTGGCGCCGTTCGATCGGCGTCATGCTGCTCATGTTGTGCGCCATCAGGCGGAAGGTGCCGCTGGCCAGGCGCTCGCGGTGATCGTCCGCACGGTACTGGTTGAGCAGGTGCAGGCCGCTGGTGCCGAGCAGCGCCACCAGCACCAGCACCCCGAGCATGCCGCCATAGATGCGCAGGAAGATCGAGTTCATGGGCGGCGGCGCTACACCATCGCCACGGCAGCTTCGGAAACGAACAGATAGCCCTTGCCGCGCACCGTCTTGATCAGCCGCGGATGATCGGGATCGTCACCGATCTTGGGACGGATACGCGAGATACGCACATCGATGGAGCGGTCCTGACCGTCGTATTCGATGCCGCGCAGCTCGGCGAAGATTTCTTCACGGGAAAGAATGCGCCCGGGGTTGGAGGTCAGCAGCCAGAGCAGGTCGAACTCGGCGCCGGTCAGTTCGATCTGCTGTTCGCGCAGCCAGGCTTCGCGCAGTGCGCTGTCGATCACCAGCGGGCCGAACTGCAGGCGCTTGGCATTGGCCGGCGTTTCCGGCGGCTGACGGCGCAGCAAGGCGCGAATGCGCGCCAGCAACAGACGCGGACGCACCGGTTTGCAGACATAGTCGTCAGCGCCGGTTTCCAGCCCCAGCACCTGATCCAGATCGTCGGCCCGCGCGGTGAGCATGAGGATCGGGCCATCGTAGCGGTCACGCACCCGCCGGCAGATCGACAGGCCATCCTCGCCGGGCAGCATCAGATCGAGCACCACCAGATCCGGACGCTCCGCGATGATGCGCTCGGCAGCACAGGCGCCATCCGACTCGATCGATACCTCGAAGCCGCCACTGCTCTGCAGGTATTCCTGCGTCAGCTCAGCCAGCCGTCGATCGTCCTCGACGATGAGAATCCGCCACGTCTCTTGCTCCATCCCCGCCCCCTGTCAGGCCGTCGGCCACAAACGAACAGCGCGCATTGTACCCAACGCCCGGCCTGGCACGATGCACAAAAAGCGGGCAGCGGCAAACACAACATGTTGTGTCATTGACCATCATCAAAATATGCCCGGCGGCACGTATTTCGTCGGCATACGGCCGAGCGCCGCAGCCATGCGGCCTGTGGCCGGACGCCGCGCTTTAACCCACAAAACGCACACACCTTATCCACAGGTTATCCCAGACAGCTGTCTTGCATTGGCCCGGAGCCAGCATTATCTTGTCGCCCCTGCGCGTCGTAGACCCTAGATGTTGGGCCTATACGTAGCAACTGACACAATCGAGACATATTCGAGCGCCAGGCTATCGTCCCGCGTCTCATTGCTCTGCAACATCGTCGGCAGCCTCAGGTCAAGCATTAATGCAAGCCTTCGACAGTCGTCTCCCTGACTCCAAGCGCGAAACTAGCAGCTGTGCTCGGAGCCAAGACAAAACACAACATATTGTGTTGACAGTTTTTCCAGCCTGACTATCCTTCCGGCAACGACTTAGCTCGTGAGCGGCCGAGTCAGGACTATTCCTTGCGATACCACCATGCGCCGCAATGCGGGGCATGGTTCATGCAGTAACGACGCCCGGGCCAGACCAGGCCCGCGCAGACAGAATCAGAACGCGATCAAAAATAGAATCCGGAGCCCCCATGCAGAACCCATCCACTCGCGAGAACCCGCTGTCAGCCGATGAACCGGATCTGGCGGCTACCGCCCCGGGCCAGCTGCGCGTGATCAAGCGCAACGGTGCCGTCGTCTCCTACACCGACGACAAGATCACCGTCGCCATCACCAAAGC
This DNA window, taken from Pseudomonas sp. FeN3W, encodes the following:
- a CDS encoding ATP-binding protein, translated to MNSIFLRIYGGMLGVLVLVALLGTSGLHLLNQYRADDHRERLASGTFRLMAHNMSSMTPIERRQAANLWGRLLGIPLRVRTLDDVSLERRLEARLLRGQVLVEQIRPQSTTVFSLVSAKDRLVLTGEVEQLSEQLARATIYLLIDELIRYPEAEQPRRLAELKKARGFGFDLELLTRDSANLDDDQRRRLDEGDTVMALARGGDAVRVFAAIAGTGWIMQLGPLYQMNPYPPQLLVLIGLLGLSLIGLTVYLLVRQLEQRLSVLEGAATRIAAGNLETRVPDVGTDSVGRLAAAFNGMARHLQRLLAVQREMVSAVAHELRTPVARLRFGLEMSAEAQTDEARRKYLEGMDGDIDDLDALVDEMLVYSRLERGSPTLHFQQVDLGALVDQVIGELAPLRADVGVSRGECITAADGSCWAEAEPQYLRRALSNLITNAMRHAERQVQVSFAIDGQTVRLEVDDDGPGVPEADWEKVFTPFLRLDDSRTRASGGHGLGLSIVRRIIYWHGGRSQLGHSDLGGARFSLLWPRRRADQAAAG
- a CDS encoding winged helix-turn-helix domain-containing protein — encoded protein: MEQETWRILIVEDDRRLAELTQEYLQSSGGFEVSIESDGACAAERIIAERPDLVVLDLMLPGEDGLSICRRVRDRYDGPILMLTARADDLDQVLGLETGADDYVCKPVRPRLLLARIRALLRRQPPETPANAKRLQFGPLVIDSALREAWLREQQIELTGAEFDLLWLLTSNPGRILSREEIFAELRGIEYDGQDRSIDVRISRIRPKIGDDPDHPRLIKTVRGKGYLFVSEAAVAMV
- a CDS encoding DUF4197 domain-containing protein; amino-acid sequence: MLRIITLVAGLALSASAFALSLSDLTQSDASAGLKDALSQGAKVAVQQLGRPGGFSSDPDVRIELPGNIGKASRMLKMLGMGAQVEQLENSMNLAAEKAVPEAQQLLLDAVRKMTVQDAKAILAGGDDSATQYLDQSSREQIRAKFLPIVKQATDQVGLAQQYNAVAAKVPAGTNSSYANIESYVTEQALDGLFTVIAEQEASIRKNPTAAATSLAKKVFGLL